From a single Verrucomicrobiota bacterium genomic region:
- a CDS encoding P-II family nitrogen regulator translates to MKKVEAIIKPFKLEEVKEALSEVGIEGMTVTEVKGFGRQKGHTEIYRGSEYTVDFLPKIKLELVIADNRADDAIKAIVKAAKTGKIGDGKIFISPVSEAVRIRTEEKGEQAI, encoded by the coding sequence ATGAAAAAGGTCGAAGCAATTATCAAACCCTTCAAATTGGAGGAAGTCAAAGAAGCCCTGAGCGAAGTGGGCATCGAAGGCATGACGGTCACTGAAGTCAAAGGCTTCGGCCGTCAGAAGGGTCATACGGAAATCTACCGGGGTAGCGAATACACCGTGGATTTCCTTCCCAAGATCAAGCTGGAACTGGTCATCGCCGATAACCGCGCGGATGACGCCATCAAGGCAATCGTCAAGGCGGCCAAAACCGGCAAAATTGGTGATGGAAAAATCTTCATCTCGCCCGTGTCGGAAGCCGTGCGCATCCGCACCGAGGAAAAAGGCGAACAAGCGATTTAA